CCTCTACCCGTACAAAGCAACGATGTCGCGACGTCATTTCACATAGACGACGCGGCCGACGGCGCGCCCGCGCGCCCGGTCACCGACGGAATCGGCCGGCTCCAGGATGTACGTGTACACTCCGGACGCGGCGGACGCGGCCGGCGTCCAGACCACGGCGTGTACGCCCGCGCCCGGCACGGCGACATACTGCCGGTGCACTTCTCGCCCCAGGGCATCGAAGATGTGCAACCGCACACGGCCTGGCCGATCCCATTCAGTCTCGATTCGCACGGATGCGCTAAACGGATTCGGGGCGCCACCCAGGAGGCGGAATAGCGCCGGCTCGGCCACGGCCTCGCGGCCCGTCACCACGCCCTCCACGACGCCACTTCCCTCACGGATGCGGATCGTCTGCCGGGCCGGCAACGGTCCGATGGCGTCCACCGCCCCGCCGGGCCACAGAACCCACAGGCTATCTACCTCCTCCGCCGCCGCGAGCCCGACATGCACATGCTGCAGGTTCTGCCCCAGAAACTGGGCGCCGTGGTGGTAGCGGCGGTAGGTTTCCCCGCCGGCACGCACCGTCACCACCGCCCCGAGGCCGTCGCGGTTCGAGGCCACACCTTCGAGGTGGATGGCCAGCCAACTGCCGGCATCGATCGGGTTGATAAACAGCGACGGGGTGTCGAAAAAGTTAGAGATGAGCAGGTCCTGATCGCCGTCGTCATCGGCGTCGAACACCGCGAGGCCGCGGGCGGTGCGGGTGTCATCGAGGGCGTAGGAAGCGGAAACGACTTCGAACACCGTTGTGCCGGTCTCCCTTTCGTTCCGAAAGAGCACGTTCTCGTAGTCGGGCTCGAAGTAACCGGTGGCGACGAAGAGGTCTTCATCGCCATCGTTCTCCAGATCAAAAAATGCCGTGCCCCATCCCCAGCCGGCGAGGGACACTCCGGCCGCCTCCTCGGCCCGTGTAAATCCCCCCGTTCCTTGATTCATAAACAGCGGGTTGATTTCGGCGTCGAAGCCGGACTCGGTGATGTTGGTCAGGTAGATGTCAAAAAAACCGTTCCGATCGGGGTCGCCGATGGCGAGGCCCATGCCGTGAAACGCATCCTCGAGGCCGTACGCGGTCGTTTGTTCGGAGAACGTCTTGTCGCCGTTGTTGACGAAGAGCGTGTTCGGGCCGAAGTCGTTCGCGAGATACAGGTCCTGCCGCCCGTCGTTGTTGACATCGAGCGCGACGCTCGTCCACGTGGCGCCGGCATCATCGAGACCGCTGGCGGCGCCGATCTCGGCAAAACGCCCATCGCCGAGGTTCTCATAGAGGAGGTTCCGGCGATCGCGGGTACCGGCCGGATAGTCCTCGTAGGTAGCGACATACAGATCGAGGTCGCCGTCCAGGTCGAAATCCCACCAGAGGCTGCTGCTGCTGAGCTGTGTAAGGCCGCCGGCGACGCCGGCAGCTGCGGTCACGTCCTCGAAGGCGCCGCCGGTGTTACGGAGCAGCTGGTTGGGGCCGAGATGGGTGAGGTAGAGGTCCGGCCAACCGTCGTTGTTGAAATCCCCCCACGAGGCGCCCATTTTGTAGCCCATGGGGCTTTCGGCCGTGCTGGAGTCGCGGCCGGCGAGCACGTCGTTGCCCGAGACGCGCACGAACGTCCCATCGCCCCGGTTGGCGAAGAGCCGGTTCCAGGTGGCGGCTTCGATGGGGTCATAGGAGGCGTGGGCGACGAAGTAGATGTCGAGGTCGCCATCGCGGTCATAGTCGGCCAGAGCGACGCCATTGGTCGCGGCGACGCCGGCGAGGCCGGCGGCCTCCGTGCGCCGTTCAAACGGCTGGCCCATCGCCGGCGCCCCCGAAACGAGGGCGAGGACGATGAGCCAGCGCGCCGCGATCACATCTCCCATCCGGTTCGATAGGTTCTGCCCACGAACTGGTTGGCTTCTTCGCTGTTCGTGATGCGCATGTTTTCGCCGTCCCAGAGGAGCTTTTTGCGGGCAAAAAACTCGTACTTCCCTTCGCTGTTTTCATGGCGGAGGAAGTAGCTACGGATGGCGAGATTGCCCATGAGGACGGTTTCCGTCATCGGGCCGGCGTAGTCGAAGGACGACGTCAGACCCTTATGCTCGGCGCTGTCGAAGCCAGCTTTGCAGGCATCGACCCACTTCCGCTGATGGCCGTATTCCGGCTCGCTTTCGTCCACGCCCTCGGGGCCGAATTCCGTCGTGCCGTCGTTCAGATACAGCTTGGGCATCATCGGCGAGCTATCGTTGATGTTCGTCGAGATGAGGCCATTTTCCCCGATGATGAGCACGCCGTTGGCGCTGTTTGTGCCGCCCATGGTGTGATCGGGAGGGATGATGTCCGGCCGGGACGGGCGGATGCCGCCGTCGCTCCACGTCATGGTGATGGGGGCTTTACTCTTCTCCGTGGCGCCAAAATGAAGCGTAATGAAGGATGAGGCCGGGCAGCCTTCGGGCTGGTAGATCGGCTCCCACATCTCGGTATAGACGGCGCCGACGCTGCACTCGGCGTCGGTCGGATAGTGGAGCCCGAGCGTCCGGAACGGGATATCGATGAGGTGGCACCCGACATCTCCGAGGGCGCCGGTGCCATAATCCCACCAGCCGCGCCAGCTAAATGGGTGCAGGTTGGGCGTGTACGGCATGTATTCGGCCGGCCCGAGCCAGAGGTCCCAGTCGAGGTCCGTCGGCTTTTTGCTTTCGTCGGGCGCCGGCATGGCAAAGCCCTGGGGCCACACCGGGCGGTTGGTCCAGATCTGGACATCGGCGATCTTACCCAACACGCCGGAATCGACCCAGCGCTTGACCATGCCCAGCAGCGGGTTAGAGGCGCCCTGGTTGCCCATCTGGGTGACGACTTTCTGCGTCCGCGCCATCTGCGTCAGCATCCGGGCTTCCCGGATGTTGTGCGTCATCGGTTTCTGGACGTAGACGTGTTTACCGCGCGCCATGGCGAAGGCGGCCGCCAGCCCGTGCACGTGGTCTGGCGTGGAAATCGTCACCGCATCGATGTCCTTCTCGGTATCGAGCATGACGCGGAAATCCTTGTACAACTTCGCTTTCGGGAACGCCTCGACGGACTTCGCGGCGGAGCCGGAGAAGTCGACGTCGCACAGCGCGGCCACGCGTTCGCGGCCGTTGACGGAAGCGTTGCGGATGTCGCTTGCTCCCTTGCCGCCGGCGCCGATGGCCGCCAGGTTGAGCTGATCACTCGGCGCCGTGTAGCCTACCCCACCGAGAACGTGCCTCGGAACGATGTAAAAGGTGGATGCGGCGATCACGCCGGTTTTGATAAATGCCCTACGGGAGGAGTTCGAGGGGGATGGAGTGCCTTCCTTCATAGTGACTGCCTGGAGCGTGGATGAAAACCGCGGCCGCCGCGTGGCGCCGTTGTATGAGCGCGTAAGCGCTTCGCGCTCGTAAAATAGGTGATTCGAGATGGATTTCAACACCAAAGGGCCCCTCGTGGGGCCCCTCGATGTCGTGATAAGCTATTTTTCGGTTTGATCTCCCTTATTTCAGGAACACCATCCGGCGCGTGGTCGTGCCGACCTCTGTTTCCATCTGATAGAAGTAGACGCCGCTCGTCACCTGCTGCCCGGTGGCGCTGCGCCCGTCCCAGATGACCTGGTAGGAGCCGGCCGGCAGGTTGGTGTTGGCGAGCGTCTGGACCTGGCGGCCGAGGACATCGTACACCACGAGCTGGACGTTCCCCGACGCGCCGAGGGTGTAGGAGATCGTGGTCGACGGGTTAAACGGATTCGGGTAGTTTTGCTCAAGGGCAAAGCCATCAGGCAATTCATCCCGCTCCGTCGACGTGCCGACGCCGGCGACGGAGATGAGCTGGATGAAGTCCACGTTGAACCCACCCATTTCCGTCACGAGCGTGAGCGTGCCCACGCCGGCGGTGCCGTCGAACTGCGGCGTGATAATATCCGTGCCTTCGGCCGTGAACGTCAGGCCTTCGAACAGCGGGTTGCCATCGAGCTGGAGATCCGCGCTACCGCCCGCGGGGGCATTGAAGAAGATGCGGGCGACGTACTTTCCATCCCCGGGGAAGTCGAAGTTCAGCGCCACCGTGGCGCCGGCGCCCATGGCGACCGATTTAAAGCCGGTCGGGCAGAAGTCGGCGGCATCGCAGACCGGGCGGACACCCTCGGCGACCGCGTCGGGGGCGCTCAGGACGAGGAGCGTGTCGCCCGAGGTCGGGTCGATGATACTCACGTCGCTGAAGCGCTGGAAGCCCCACGAGGGCTCGATGCGGATCGTGTTGGCCCCTGCCGGCATGGTGAGGCCGGCGGCGCCTTCGATAAGGCCGGCGACGTCGATCCGGGTGTCGAACCAGTCGTCAGACGGCACGCCGGTGGCGACATCCCAGTAATATTCGCCGAAGCCGGCGTTATTCCGCAGGTTGGTGCCGTTCACGAAGATCCGTTGGCCACGTTGACCGTTGCCGCGGAGGTGCGTGCCGACCGACAGGTCGTACGTGCCTTCGGTGGCGAGGTCGAACGACCATTCGATGAAGCCCGAAGAGTCCATCTCGTAATAGGTGAACCCTTCCGCGGCGGCGACGGTGGCGCCTTCGCCCAGCGTGCCCTGGTCCGCCTCGCCCGTGCCGACAACGATGAGCTCGATACGTCCGCCGGCGAGGTCTTCGATGGCCTGGACGTAGGTGGCCCGGTTGGTCTCATAGGTCGCCTTTGCATCCGTGAACCAGTTCAGGTCGCCCAGCGGCAGATCGTCCGTGCCGGCCGTAAGCAGATCGGCCGTCGTATACGAGAAGTCCTCCGGACGCGGCCAGATATTGCACTGGAAACACGTCTCATCTCGGCCCGGGTCGTAGTCGTACCGCGGGGAGGCCGAGTTGCCGGCGCGAAGCTCCGTAATGTTGGACACCATCGACGGGATGAGATCCGCCGGGTAGGTGACCAGATCCGGGGAGAGGTCCAGCAGGTTGTCCTGCATGACCATGCCATCGAACGTCTCGAACCAGCCGGCGGTCGTATCGTTGACGACGGGCTGCGAGCGGATATCCGAAGGCATCAGGCTGGCGAACTGGGAATCCCGCCAGAAGCTGTTGTTGGCCACGACGATGCGGCGGTCCAGGTCTGTGCCGAACCGCGCCGGCATAGCGGCGATCCCGAAGAAGCCGGTGAACGGGTCTTCGCGATCCGGGTCCTCGTACTCCGAGGGCTGTTCGCCGTGCCAGAAGTAGTTGACGAACACGTTGTTCGTGATATACGCTTCTTTCCAGAGCGCGCCGGCCTGGAAGCTGCGGCCGATGTTGACGAACGTGTTGTGGTTGGCGCGGAAGTAGTTCATCGGGGCCGCTTCGGACTGGAAGGGCGTAAAGCCGATGTTCAGGAAAGTATTGTTGTCGAAGATGACGGAGTCCGCGCCGGCTTCGAACCGAACGCCCAGACCTTCCCACTGCTGGGACGGGCCGAAGAGGTTACGGAAGGTGGAGTTGGTGACGGTCATGTCCACGTTCTCGGCGTTGGGGCCGAGGAAGTGCCAGTCGTTGCGGTCGAACACCACGTTGTCGAACGTGAAGTGGGAGTCCGCCGCGTCAAGCTGGATCTGCTCGTAGGAGCTCCGGACGCCGTCGCTGTCCTGGCCCAGGAGCCAGACGTTCTGGACCGTGAGATGACTCCCGGTTCCGGTGTTCTGGATCATGACGCCGTCGATGGACTGATCGGCGCGGCGGGTACGCTGGATGATGGCCGGCCCGCAGTCTTCGTCGCCTCCGACGCCGCAGAGGAACGCTTCGGCAGGATTGGCTTCATCGGCCGTCTCGCCGACGATGCGCAGGTGGTAGCCTTCAAACTGGATACGGTCCTCGTTCCAGTAGAAGCCGCCGCGTTTGAGTTTGTAGACGCGATTTTCGGGGCGTTCGGTGTCGTTCGCGATAGCGTCGCGCAGCGCATTGTTGATGACGTTGCCGTCTTGATCGGCCCATTCCACCACCAGCACGCCGTCCTGGGCAAGCGCGGTCGAAGCGCTACCGAGGCCAACGAGAAGGGTGAGTAGGAGCACCAGATGGTACCTTGATTTCATAGTATTGTCCGTTTGGTGATGCGTAGCGTTTGGAGTAATAGTCGGGCTTCAATACCTGAACCGGGCCCCGACGTCCATGGTGAACCCGTAATACTCGATGTAGGACGGATTCGCGTCCTCGGCCCCCCGGAAATTGCGATCCGGCCGGCCCGACAGGTTGTTGAAGTTGGCAAAGAGTTCGAGCCCCTTCAGCAGTTTCTGGCGGACGGACAGGTCGTATCGCAGATAGTCGCCGGCGAAGGAGTCGAACAAAGGGTTGGTCGAGTTGATGAACGTGCTCGTGTCGGTCTGGTACAGCACCGAGAACCGGGCGGAGAAACCCCTTAGATCATAGCCGAGCGTAACGTTCGCGATGTGCGTCGGCTGGTCCGGCATGCGGGCCGTCCGTGTGGAGTCCGTGCGCAGCTCCTTCAGGTACACCGGCGGCCGGACGCGCACGAGCGAGTCGCTGTCGACGATGTAGTAGGCCTGGTAGGTGGTTTCAGACTGTAAGTAGGTATAGTTGGCGCTGAGGACAATCCCTTTCAGCACGGAGGGCAGGTACCAGAGGTTGGTCTGCCAGTCCAGTTCAAATCCGTTATAGGTGGCCTCGAAGGGGTTGTTGATGTAGGTGTTGGCGCGAGGACGTGC
The DNA window shown above is from Rhodothermales bacterium and carries:
- a CDS encoding T9SS type A sorting domain-containing protein is translated as MKSRYHLVLLLTLLVGLGSASTALAQDGVLVVEWADQDGNVINNALRDAIANDTERPENRVYKLKRGGFYWNEDRIQFEGYHLRIVGETADEANPAEAFLCGVGGDEDCGPAIIQRTRRADQSIDGVMIQNTGTGSHLTVQNVWLLGQDSDGVRSSYEQIQLDAADSHFTFDNVVFDRNDWHFLGPNAENVDMTVTNSTFRNLFGPSQQWEGLGVRFEAGADSVIFDNNTFLNIGFTPFQSEAAPMNYFRANHNTFVNIGRSFQAGALWKEAYITNNVFVNYFWHGEQPSEYEDPDREDPFTGFFGIAAMPARFGTDLDRRIVVANNSFWRDSQFASLMPSDIRSQPVVNDTTAGWFETFDGMVMQDNLLDLSPDLVTYPADLIPSMVSNITELRAGNSASPRYDYDPGRDETCFQCNIWPRPEDFSYTTADLLTAGTDDLPLGDLNWFTDAKATYETNRATYVQAIEDLAGGRIELIVVGTGEADQGTLGEGATVAAAEGFTYYEMDSSGFIEWSFDLATEGTYDLSVGTHLRGNGQRGQRIFVNGTNLRNNAGFGEYYWDVATGVPSDDWFDTRIDVAGLIEGAAGLTMPAGANTIRIEPSWGFQRFSDVSIIDPTSGDTLLVLSAPDAVAEGVRPVCDAADFCPTGFKSVAMGAGATVALNFDFPGDGKYVARIFFNAPAGGSADLQLDGNPLFEGLTFTAEGTDIITPQFDGTAGVGTLTLVTEMGGFNVDFIQLISVAGVGTSTERDELPDGFALEQNYPNPFNPSTTISYTLGASGNVQLVVYDVLGRQVQTLANTNLPAGSYQVIWDGRSATGQQVTSGVYFYQMETEVGTTTRRMVFLK
- a CDS encoding Gfo/Idh/MocA family oxidoreductase, with the protein product MKSISNHLFYEREALTRSYNGATRRPRFSSTLQAVTMKEGTPSPSNSSRRAFIKTGVIAASTFYIVPRHVLGGVGYTAPSDQLNLAAIGAGGKGASDIRNASVNGRERVAALCDVDFSGSAAKSVEAFPKAKLYKDFRVMLDTEKDIDAVTISTPDHVHGLAAAFAMARGKHVYVQKPMTHNIREARMLTQMARTQKVVTQMGNQGASNPLLGMVKRWVDSGVLGKIADVQIWTNRPVWPQGFAMPAPDESKKPTDLDWDLWLGPAEYMPYTPNLHPFSWRGWWDYGTGALGDVGCHLIDIPFRTLGLHYPTDAECSVGAVYTEMWEPIYQPEGCPASSFITLHFGATEKSKAPITMTWSDGGIRPSRPDIIPPDHTMGGTNSANGVLIIGENGLISTNINDSSPMMPKLYLNDGTTEFGPEGVDESEPEYGHQRKWVDACKAGFDSAEHKGLTSSFDYAGPMTETVLMGNLAIRSYFLRHENSEGKYEFFARKKLLWDGENMRITNSEEANQFVGRTYRTGWEM
- a CDS encoding CRTAC1 family protein, producing the protein MGDVIAARWLIVLALVSGAPAMGQPFERRTEAAGLAGVAATNGVALADYDRDGDLDIYFVAHASYDPIEAATWNRLFANRGDGTFVRVSGNDVLAGRDSSTAESPMGYKMGASWGDFNNDGWPDLYLTHLGPNQLLRNTGGAFEDVTAAAGVAGGLTQLSSSSLWWDFDLDGDLDLYVATYEDYPAGTRDRRNLLYENLGDGRFAEIGAASGLDDAGATWTSVALDVNNDGRQDLYLANDFGPNTLFVNNGDKTFSEQTTAYGLEDAFHGMGLAIGDPDRNGFFDIYLTNITESGFDAEINPLFMNQGTGGFTRAEEAAGVSLAGWGWGTAFFDLENDGDEDLFVATGYFEPDYENVLFRNERETGTTVFEVVSASYALDDTRTARGLAVFDADDDGDQDLLISNFFDTPSLFINPIDAGSWLAIHLEGVASNRDGLGAVVTVRAGGETYRRYHHGAQFLGQNLQHVHVGLAAAEEVDSLWVLWPGGAVDAIGPLPARQTIRIREGSGVVEGVVTGREAVAEPALFRLLGGAPNPFSASVRIETEWDRPGRVRLHIFDALGREVHRQYVAVPGAGVHAVVWTPAASAASGVYTYILEPADSVGDRARGRAVGRVVYVK